One window from the genome of Miscanthus floridulus cultivar M001 unplaced genomic scaffold, ASM1932011v1 fs_430_3, whole genome shotgun sequence encodes:
- the LOC136531747 gene encoding uncharacterized protein: MGGHRRREVPNNNDAFSKIKFKIPPFDGKYDPDAYITWEIAVDQKFACHEFPENTRVRAATSEFTDFATVWWIEYGKKNPNNIPQTWNALKRIMRARFVPSYYARDLLNKLQQLRQGAKSVEEYYQELQMGMLRCNLDEDEEPAMARFLGGLNREIWDILDYKEYTNITCLFHLACKAEREVQGRRASAKNNISTGKTNSWQPCTTTTPTTCAPMPTSSDKPRATSTNSVAKMTQKPAVSASSMASTGRTRDVQCHQCKGYGHVMRDCPSKHVMVVKDDGEYSSTSDFDEDTLALLATDHVGSEEQPEEQIGVEDADHYESLIVQRVLSAQMEKAEQNQRHTLFQTKCVIKERSCHLIIDGGSCNNLASSDMVEKLALTTKPHPHPYHIRWLNNSGKV, from the coding sequence atgggtggtcaccgccgacgtgaggtacccaataataatgatgctttcagtaagataaaatttaagatacctccttttgatggtaaatatgatcccgatgcatacattacttgggaaattgctgttgatcaaaagtttgcatgtcatgaatttcctgagaatacacgtgttagggctgctactagtgagtttactgattttgctactgtttggtggatagaatatggcaagaaaaatcctaataacataccacaaacttggaatgctttgaaacgaatcatgagggctagatttgttccttcttactatgcacgtgatttgttaaataaattgcaacaactaagacagggtgctaaaagtgtagaagaatattatcaagaattgcaaatgggtatgttgcgttgtaatttagatgaggatgaggaacctgctatggcaagatttttgggtgGGTTAAATCGTGAAATCTGGGACatccttgattataaagaatacaCTAACATAACCtgtttgtttcatcttgcttgtaaagctgaaagggaagtgcagGGGCGACGTGCCAGTGCCAAGAATAATATTTCTACAGGGAAAACTAATTCATGGCAGCCCTGCACGACTACTACTCCAACTACATGTGCTCCTATGCCAACATCCAGTGACAAACCTCGTGCTACTTCCACAAATTCAGTGGCGAAGATGACCCAGAAGCCTGCTGTGAGTGCTTCATCCATGGCATCTACAGGTAGAACAAGAGACGTTCAGTGTCATCAgtgcaagggatatggacatgtgatgcgtGACTGTCCAAGCAAGCATGTTATGgtcgtcaaagatgatggtgagtattcctctactagtgattttgatgaagatacacttgctttgcttgctactgaccatgtaggaagtgaggaacaaccagaagagcagattggagtagaggatgcagatcattatgagagcctcattgtgcagcgtgtgcttagcgcacaaatggagaaggcagagcaaaatCAGCGGCATACactattccaaacaaagtgtgtcattaaagagcgttcgtgccatttgataattgatggaggtagctgcaacaacttagctagcagcgatatggtagaaaagcttgcacttacaaccaaaccgcacccacatccatatcacattcgatggctcaacaatagtggtaaggt